In the genome of Pseudomonas protegens, one region contains:
- a CDS encoding ShlB/FhaC/HecB family hemolysin secretion/activation protein, with translation MRVCAPIFRFLGGGVEHLGKSGRPGSGGRWWPLCGWLTLLALAPAVQAEEGEPVPVEATAAPRLVDVNEYFVRGNTVLDARAIEEAVYPFLGPQKALADIEGARDALQKVYQERGYQSVFVELPEQKVEDGIVYLQVSETKVGRVRVVGAKHYSPVEIRDQVPALQEGQVPDFATVQSQLAVLNRGAGRQVMPLVREGQRPGTMDVDLQVEDQNPWHASVGLNNDYSADTEKLRTVVNVGYDNLWQLGHSISLTYFTAPQDTDNAKVWSGSYTAPLSERWALQFSGYQSDSNIATIGGSNVLGKGHSYGVSAIYTLPAAGNWANSLSVGVDFKDFDEEMRFGRSSDQIPLKYAPVTFGYNGYRYSEKSQLGLGLNLIVGTRRFFGYGSDAEEFHYKRDEASASFSVLKGDLNFTYTFANDWQSASKTAFQLASGPLVSNEQYSAGGATSVRGYLAAERTGDEGYLFSQELRTPSLAKFLGSYVQEWRFYAFAEGAHLSLHEPLPEQEDQYSLASVGLGTRASLSKWLSGSLDWGYPLKDGPNTQKYDPRLHFSVQATF, from the coding sequence CGTTGCTGGCGCTGGCGCCAGCGGTGCAGGCCGAGGAGGGTGAGCCGGTGCCGGTCGAAGCCACGGCCGCACCGCGCTTGGTGGACGTCAACGAATACTTTGTGCGCGGCAATACCGTGCTCGATGCCCGGGCCATCGAGGAGGCGGTGTACCCATTCCTCGGGCCGCAGAAGGCTCTGGCCGATATCGAAGGCGCCCGCGATGCGCTGCAGAAGGTCTATCAGGAGCGCGGCTACCAGTCGGTGTTCGTCGAGCTGCCGGAGCAGAAGGTCGAGGACGGCATCGTCTATCTGCAGGTCAGTGAAACCAAGGTCGGCCGGGTGCGGGTGGTGGGGGCCAAGCATTACTCGCCGGTGGAGATTCGCGATCAGGTGCCGGCGCTGCAAGAAGGCCAGGTGCCGGACTTTGCCACGGTGCAAAGCCAGCTGGCCGTGCTCAATCGCGGCGCCGGGCGCCAGGTCATGCCGCTGGTGCGCGAAGGCCAGCGCCCGGGGACCATGGATGTGGACCTGCAAGTGGAAGACCAGAACCCCTGGCACGCCAGCGTCGGCCTGAACAACGATTACAGCGCCGACACCGAGAAGCTGCGCACGGTGGTCAATGTCGGCTACGACAACCTCTGGCAGTTGGGCCACAGCATTTCCCTGACCTATTTCACCGCGCCCCAGGACACCGACAACGCTAAGGTCTGGTCCGGTTCCTACACCGCGCCGCTGAGCGAGCGCTGGGCCCTGCAGTTCTCCGGTTACCAGTCCGACAGCAACATCGCCACCATCGGTGGCAGCAATGTGCTGGGCAAGGGCCATTCCTACGGGGTGTCGGCGATCTACACCTTGCCCGCGGCCGGCAACTGGGCCAACTCGCTGTCGGTGGGCGTGGACTTCAAGGACTTCGACGAAGAGATGCGCTTTGGCCGCAGCAGCGACCAGATTCCGCTGAAGTACGCGCCAGTGACCTTTGGCTACAACGGCTACCGCTACAGCGAAAAATCCCAGCTCGGCCTGGGCCTGAACCTGATCGTCGGCACCCGGCGCTTCTTCGGCTACGGCAGCGACGCCGAGGAGTTCCACTACAAGCGCGACGAGGCCAGCGCCAGTTTCTCGGTGCTCAAGGGCGACCTGAATTTCACCTACACCTTCGCCAACGACTGGCAGTCGGCGTCCAAGACCGCCTTCCAGCTGGCCTCGGGGCCTTTGGTGTCCAACGAGCAGTATTCCGCCGGTGGCGCTACGTCGGTGCGCGGCTATCTGGCCGCCGAGCGCACCGGGGACGAGGGCTACCTGTTTTCCCAGGAGCTGCGCACGCCGTCTTTGGCCAAGTTCCTCGGCAGCTATGTGCAGGAGTGGCGTTTCTACGCCTTTGCCGAAGGCGCGCACCTGTCGCTGCACGAGCCGCTGCCCGAGCAGGAAGACCAATACAGCCTGGCCAGCGTTGGCCTCGGCACCCGCGCCAGTTTGAGCAAGTGGCTGTCCGGCAGCCTCGACTGGGGCTACCCGCTCAAAGACGGCCCCAACACCCAGAAATACGACCCGCGCCTGCACTTCAGTGTGCAAGCGACGTTCTGA